A DNA window from Halofilum ochraceum contains the following coding sequences:
- a CDS encoding SufE family protein gives MSIDRVITAFEMMPSWQDRYRLIIDMGRKLPELSEEHYADENLLDGCMSNVWMTAARDDSSDPPVMRFEADSDSQIVKGLIAIVFEVFNNRPPEEVVTTDIESVFQQLELEQHISSGRRNGLSSMVRRVRELAQAELAA, from the coding sequence GTGTCGATTGATCGTGTCATTACCGCCTTCGAGATGATGCCGAGCTGGCAGGACCGGTATCGCCTCATCATCGACATGGGGCGCAAGCTGCCGGAACTGTCGGAAGAGCACTATGCCGACGAGAATCTGCTCGACGGCTGCATGAGTAATGTCTGGATGACGGCCGCGCGCGACGACTCGTCGGACCCGCCGGTCATGCGTTTCGAAGCGGACAGCGATTCCCAGATCGTCAAGGGGCTGATCGCGATCGTGTTCGAGGTGTTCAACAACCGCCCGCCGGAAGAGGTGGTCACCACCGACATCGAATCGGTCTTCCAGCAACTGGAGCTCGAACAGCACATCTCCAGCGGCCGCCGCAACGGGCTGTCGTCGATGGTCCGGCGCGTGCGCGAACTGGCCCAGGCCGAGCTGGCGGCCTGA
- a CDS encoding glycine betaine ABC transporter substrate-binding protein yields MKNALLQVAALALALAATPLAAREPIRIGWTAWSDGVFVTRLAARVIEAELDQPVELVRAGIAEQYQGIASGRLDAMLMSWQPQTHGPYIRRVAGRAEDLGALYTGGRLGWAVPAYVPRDAIASIADLDDAEVRERLGGRITGIEPASGLMRLSRRAVSAYGLEGYTLEPGGGPAMGRALTGAIEAGEWIVVTAWSPHWMFAAFDLRYLDDERGILGGSERVHALARPGFHADHPAVAELLGRMWLPRAELEGALLDAHEDSTNAAVTRYIEAHPDRIAYWVSGDH; encoded by the coding sequence ATGAAAAACGCGCTCCTCCAGGTGGCCGCGCTCGCACTGGCGCTCGCGGCGACCCCGTTGGCCGCGCGCGAACCGATCCGGATCGGCTGGACGGCATGGTCGGACGGCGTCTTCGTCACCCGTCTCGCCGCCCGCGTCATCGAGGCCGAACTCGACCAACCCGTAGAACTGGTGCGGGCAGGGATCGCCGAACAGTACCAGGGGATCGCCTCCGGGCGCCTCGACGCCATGCTTATGTCGTGGCAGCCGCAAACCCACGGCCCGTATATCCGCCGCGTGGCCGGCCGCGCCGAGGACCTCGGCGCCCTCTACACCGGCGGCCGTCTCGGCTGGGCCGTGCCCGCGTATGTGCCGCGCGATGCGATCGCCTCGATCGCCGATCTCGATGACGCCGAGGTGCGTGAACGCCTGGGCGGGCGGATCACCGGCATCGAACCCGCTTCCGGCCTGATGCGGCTGTCACGCCGGGCCGTCAGCGCCTACGGCCTCGAGGGCTACACGCTGGAGCCCGGCGGCGGCCCCGCCATGGGCCGGGCGCTCACCGGGGCGATCGAGGCCGGCGAGTGGATCGTCGTGACCGCCTGGAGCCCGCACTGGATGTTCGCCGCCTTTGATCTGCGCTACCTCGATGACGAGCGCGGCATCCTCGGGGGCAGCGAGCGCGTGCACGCGCTGGCAAGGCCCGGATTCCACGCCGATCACCCGGCCGTGGCCGAACTGCTGGGCCGGATGTGGCTGCCGCGGGCGGAGCTCGAGGGCGCCCTGCTCGATGCACATGAGGACTCCACGAACGCGGCCGTGACCCGCTACATCGAGGCCCACCCGGACCGGATCGCCTACTGGGTCAGTGGCGACCACTGA
- a CDS encoding NAD(P)-dependent oxidoreductase produces the protein MKILFADKFQQAYLGDLKAQGHDCDLQPDLSAEDLPAHVAGAEVLIVRSTKITRATIEAADELKLIIRAGAGTNTIDKEAAAEKNIPVCNVPGKNAVAVAELAFGLLLAIDRNIPDNVIELRQGQWNKKKYSKAEGIMGRHIGIVGLGGIGLALAERAAAFGMHVHVVRKTGRDEEPTRRLQAIGVQERDDLQELVSHCDVVSFHVPATADTKGMINADLLGHFQAGAILLNTSRGEIVDEPALIKAMDDKGIRAGLDVYNDEPGAAQGEFDSALARHPNVYGTHHIGASTEQAQNAIAAEVVRMLEEFGRGNVLHCVNL, from the coding sequence ATGAAGATCCTCTTCGCAGACAAGTTTCAGCAGGCATACCTGGGAGACCTCAAGGCCCAGGGCCACGACTGCGATCTCCAGCCCGATCTGTCCGCCGAGGACCTGCCGGCGCACGTCGCCGGCGCCGAAGTGCTCATCGTGCGCAGCACGAAGATCACGCGCGCGACCATCGAGGCCGCCGACGAACTCAAGCTGATCATCCGCGCCGGCGCCGGCACCAATACCATCGACAAGGAGGCTGCGGCCGAAAAGAACATCCCGGTCTGCAACGTGCCCGGCAAGAACGCGGTCGCCGTCGCCGAATTGGCCTTCGGCCTGTTGCTGGCGATCGACCGCAATATCCCGGACAACGTGATCGAGCTGCGTCAGGGCCAATGGAACAAGAAGAAGTACTCGAAGGCCGAGGGCATCATGGGCCGCCACATCGGCATCGTGGGCCTGGGCGGTATCGGCCTCGCGCTCGCGGAACGGGCCGCGGCGTTCGGCATGCATGTCCATGTCGTGCGCAAGACCGGCCGTGACGAGGAACCCACCCGGCGCCTGCAGGCCATCGGGGTGCAGGAGCGGGACGACCTGCAAGAGCTGGTGAGCCACTGCGACGTCGTTTCGTTCCACGTACCGGCAACCGCCGATACGAAGGGCATGATCAACGCGGATCTGCTCGGCCATTTCCAGGCCGGCGCGATCCTGCTCAACACATCACGCGGTGAGATCGTCGACGAACCCGCGCTCATCAAGGCGATGGACGACAAGGGCATCCGCGCCGGCCTCGACGTCTACAATGATGAACCGGGCGCCGCCCAGGGCGAATTCGATTCGGCGCTCGCGCGGCATCCGAACGTCTACGGGACGCACCATATCGGCGCTTCGACCGAACAGGCACAGAACGCGATCGCCGCCGAGGTGGTCCGCATGCTTGAGGAATTCGGCCGCGGCAACGTGCTGCACTGCGTCAACCTGTAA
- the serC gene encoding 3-phosphoserine/phosphohydroxythreonine transaminase produces the protein MTNRVYNFCAGPCTLPLEVLEEAQQEFVDYHGTGMSLIEMTHRGPEYEAVHNEAVELAREIYGAPDDFDVLFLQGGATLQFAMIPMNILKPGEKGAYIGSGAWASGAFKDAQKYGDVYFAWDGKAEGYTRMPASNEIELQPGTRYLHITSNETIGGIRMTEWPEVDVPMIADMSSDYMSRPIPWEKFDLVYGGAQKNLGPAGAALVFVRKSVLADCNTDIGEYLRYSVHAEKNSLFNTPPVFTIYMIGKVLKWMKAKGGLSVIEQEAAQKAGRLYDVIDNSGGWYSCPVATENRSHMNVVFRLPSEDLEKKFIKEADAAGMKNLKGHRSVGGCRASIYNAMPYEGVEALAQFMEQFRKDNG, from the coding sequence ATGACCAATCGCGTGTACAACTTCTGCGCCGGCCCCTGCACGCTGCCCCTCGAGGTCCTCGAGGAAGCGCAGCAGGAGTTCGTGGACTACCACGGCACCGGCATGTCGCTGATCGAGATGACCCACCGCGGCCCGGAATACGAGGCCGTGCACAACGAGGCGGTCGAGCTCGCGCGCGAAATCTATGGCGCCCCGGACGACTTCGATGTCCTGTTCCTGCAGGGCGGCGCCACGCTGCAGTTCGCCATGATCCCGATGAATATCCTCAAGCCCGGCGAGAAAGGCGCCTACATCGGCTCCGGCGCCTGGGCCTCCGGCGCGTTCAAGGACGCCCAGAAGTACGGCGACGTCTACTTCGCGTGGGACGGCAAGGCGGAGGGTTACACCCGCATGCCGGCCTCGAACGAGATCGAGCTGCAGCCGGGGACGCGCTATCTCCACATCACCTCGAACGAGACCATCGGCGGCATCCGCATGACCGAGTGGCCGGAGGTCGATGTCCCCATGATCGCCGACATGTCCTCCGACTACATGTCGCGGCCGATCCCCTGGGAGAAGTTCGACCTCGTCTACGGCGGCGCCCAGAAGAACCTCGGCCCGGCCGGCGCGGCGCTCGTGTTCGTGCGCAAGTCCGTGCTCGCGGACTGCAACACCGACATCGGTGAGTACCTGCGCTACTCCGTGCACGCCGAGAAGAACTCGCTGTTCAACACCCCACCCGTGTTCACGATCTACATGATCGGCAAGGTGCTGAAGTGGATGAAGGCGAAGGGCGGCCTGTCCGTCATTGAACAGGAGGCGGCGCAGAAGGCCGGTCGACTCTACGATGTCATCGACAACAGCGGCGGCTGGTACAGCTGCCCGGTCGCGACCGAGAACCGCTCGCACATGAACGTCGTGTTCCGCCTGCCGAGCGAGGACCTGGAGAAGAAGTTCATCAAGGAGGCCGACGCCGCCGGGATGAAGAATCTCAAGGGCCACCGCAGCGTCGGCGGCTGCCGCGCCAGCATCTACAACGCCATGCCATATGAGGGCGTCGAAGCACTGGCGCAGTTCATGGAGCAGTTCCGGAAAGACAACGGTTGA
- a CDS encoding DUF1015 domain-containing protein yields the protein MTAIRPFQCYYASPDLAHDVACPAYDAMTPGQRHEFALTHPLNYLNVMRSTEEYPEDQRPPFDENLQRNSAKLQELIRNRVFVFNNRPGVYVYRLSVDDHEQTGLIAEIPVDEFDSGGIKKHEHTRRDKEDVLIRYRDEVRASSTPISLTYPSDPAVDEVVARAKEEAPLIDFTSDDGVHQTIWFVGDRAEIGHLQKAFQQHGALYLTDGHHRTAVCQKWAAKRRAENPNHTGDEPYNYVLTAIFPDDQMRILEYNRLVHDLGGLSHDELLERIGEHFTVEPLNVVAADEARPQERHTFSMHLGSKWYSLKAPEGLVPEDDPVRCLDVCLLQDYILGPILGIEDPRSDPRIDYVPGAFGLDEIERRVFGGWAVGFACYPTSVRELMAIADAGEVMPPKSTWFDPKVRSGLLVRLR from the coding sequence ATGACGGCGATCCGACCCTTTCAGTGCTACTACGCCAGCCCGGATCTGGCGCACGATGTCGCATGCCCGGCGTATGACGCCATGACGCCGGGCCAGCGCCATGAGTTCGCGCTGACCCATCCGCTGAACTACCTCAACGTCATGCGCTCCACCGAGGAGTATCCCGAGGATCAGCGGCCGCCGTTTGACGAGAACCTGCAGCGCAACTCGGCGAAACTGCAGGAACTGATCCGCAACCGGGTGTTCGTGTTCAACAATCGCCCGGGCGTGTATGTCTATCGGCTCAGCGTCGACGATCATGAGCAGACCGGTCTGATCGCCGAGATCCCCGTGGACGAGTTCGATTCCGGCGGCATCAAGAAGCACGAGCATACCCGCCGCGACAAGGAAGACGTGCTCATCCGCTATCGCGACGAGGTCCGCGCCAGTTCGACCCCGATCAGTCTGACCTACCCCTCCGACCCGGCCGTGGACGAGGTCGTCGCCCGGGCAAAGGAGGAGGCGCCGCTGATCGATTTCACCTCCGACGACGGCGTACACCAGACCATCTGGTTCGTCGGCGATCGCGCGGAAATCGGACACCTCCAGAAGGCGTTCCAGCAGCACGGCGCGCTCTACCTGACCGACGGCCATCACCGCACGGCGGTCTGCCAGAAATGGGCGGCCAAGCGGCGCGCCGAAAACCCGAACCACACGGGCGATGAACCGTACAACTACGTGCTGACGGCCATCTTCCCCGACGACCAGATGCGCATCCTCGAGTACAACCGCCTCGTGCACGATCTCGGCGGGCTGTCCCACGACGAACTGCTGGAGCGGATCGGCGAGCACTTCACGGTCGAGCCCCTGAACGTGGTGGCGGCCGACGAGGCGCGGCCACAGGAGCGTCACACGTTCTCGATGCACCTGGGCAGCAAGTGGTATTCGCTGAAGGCGCCCGAGGGGCTGGTGCCGGAGGACGATCCGGTCCGCTGCCTCGATGTCTGTCTGCTGCAGGATTACATCCTCGGCCCGATCCTTGGCATCGAGGACCCGCGCAGCGACCCGCGCATCGATTACGTGCCGGGGGCATTCGGTCTGGACGAGATCGAGCGGCGCGTGTTCGGCGGCTGGGCCGTCGGTTTCGCCTGCTACCCGACATCGGTGCGGGAATTGATGGCGATCGCCGACGCCGGCGAAGTGATGCCGCCGAAATCCACGTGGTTCGACCCCAAGGTGCGTTCCGGCCTGCTGGTACGCCTGCGCTGA
- a CDS encoding SOS response-associated peptidase produces MCGRYTLRNPTGHPWIDPEIAGGVPPRYNIAPGQQVLTLGRDREGERVTRLALWGFHPHWLPVGRRAPINARIEGAAERPMFRRACAAGRCLVPADGWYEWQTADTGPKRPWLFHRPDDALFFFAGLAARDANDRPTLAILTRDADTRCAPIHQRMPVVVPSDEVAAAWLEAATPADAIDAVAGADAGALAIDPVSRRVNRPENDDPACVRVQTEAGDNGD; encoded by the coding sequence ATGTGCGGTCGCTACACACTTCGTAACCCTACCGGGCATCCGTGGATCGATCCGGAGATCGCAGGGGGTGTGCCGCCGCGCTACAACATCGCGCCCGGGCAACAGGTACTGACGCTGGGTCGTGACCGCGAAGGCGAACGCGTGACGCGGCTGGCGTTGTGGGGGTTCCATCCGCACTGGTTGCCGGTGGGCCGGCGTGCACCGATCAATGCGCGGATCGAGGGGGCGGCCGAGCGGCCGATGTTCCGGCGGGCCTGCGCGGCGGGGCGGTGCCTGGTGCCCGCCGACGGCTGGTACGAATGGCAGACGGCGGACACCGGGCCAAAGCGGCCCTGGCTGTTTCACCGCCCGGACGACGCCCTGTTCTTCTTTGCCGGTCTCGCGGCACGGGATGCGAACGATCGGCCGACGCTGGCGATCCTGACCCGGGATGCGGACACGCGCTGCGCGCCGATCCATCAGCGCATGCCCGTGGTGGTCCCGTCGGATGAGGTGGCCGCCGCCTGGCTGGAGGCGGCGACGCCGGCGGATGCGATCGACGCCGTGGCGGGCGCTGATGCGGGCGCCCTGGCGATCGATCCGGTCAGCCGGCGCGTGAATCGTCCCGAGAATGACGATCCGGCGTGCGTGCGTGTGCAGACGGAGGCCGGTGACAACGGGGATTGA
- the speB gene encoding agmatinase, producing MVYEDSFFRPIGGSELPRFAGRSTFMRLPQIEDPAEVDIALVGFPWDSGSTNRVGQRHGPREIRSNSTMMRLVHQASRIAPYDLCRIADLGDVPVNPIDIRDTLDRGRDFYRRIHEAGAVPLTAGGDHLGTLPILRGIAGDQPMAMVQFDSHSDTNDTYFGDNPYTHGTPFRRAIEEGILDPKRIIQVGIRGSMYSASDLDWAHEQGIRVMEIEEYFDLGPDGAVKEIRSVVGDVPTYVTFDVDALDPVYAPGTGTPEVGGFTSVEAQRMIRGLRGLNLVGADVMEVSPPFDSAGITALTGATMMFELLCVLSEAVAKRK from the coding sequence ATGGTGTACGAGGATTCTTTTTTCCGCCCCATCGGTGGCAGTGAATTGCCGCGGTTCGCGGGCCGTTCCACCTTCATGCGGCTGCCGCAGATCGAGGATCCGGCCGAGGTCGATATCGCCCTGGTCGGTTTCCCGTGGGACAGCGGCTCGACCAATCGGGTCGGTCAGCGCCACGGACCGCGCGAGATCCGCAGCAATTCGACCATGATGCGTCTGGTGCATCAGGCGAGCCGGATCGCGCCGTATGATCTGTGCCGGATCGCCGATCTGGGCGATGTCCCCGTCAATCCGATCGATATCCGGGACACGCTGGACCGTGGGCGGGATTTCTATCGGCGGATACACGAAGCGGGTGCGGTGCCGCTGACCGCGGGCGGGGATCACCTCGGCACGCTCCCGATCCTGCGCGGCATCGCGGGCGATCAGCCCATGGCAATGGTGCAGTTCGACTCGCATTCGGATACCAACGACACCTACTTCGGCGACAACCCCTACACGCACGGGACGCCGTTCCGGCGCGCGATCGAGGAGGGCATCCTCGACCCGAAGCGGATTATCCAGGTGGGGATCCGCGGGTCGATGTACTCGGCCAGCGATCTGGACTGGGCGCACGAGCAGGGCATCCGGGTGATGGAGATCGAGGAGTATTTCGACCTTGGCCCGGACGGTGCCGTCAAGGAAATCCGCTCCGTCGTCGGCGATGTGCCGACCTATGTGACGTTCGATGTGGACGCCCTCGATCCGGTCTACGCCCCCGGCACGGGGACGCCCGAAGTGGGCGGCTTCACCTCGGTCGAGGCCCAGCGCATGATCCGCGGCCTCCGGGGGCTGAACCTCGTGGGTGCCGATGTCATGGAGGTCTCCCCGCCGTTCGACAGTGCCGGGATTACCGCGTTGACGGGGGCCACGATGATGTTCGAGCTGCTGTGCGTGCTCTCGGAGGCGGTCGCGAAGCGCAAGTGA
- a CDS encoding SDR family NAD(P)-dependent oxidoreductase, giving the protein MSGSLAGVRALVTGGSRGIGRAIAMALADDGARVAFGYHGSREEAEATRDELRTRDAAAAAIEADVSREDESKALVTGAIDVLGGLDVVVNNAGILHEQPLLDTEAADFDRVIGVNLRGTFLVGRESIRWMVEQGGGGRIINIASDLGYLGRARNTAYCASKAGIGAMTRTWALEFAPDILVNAIGPGPVDTDMLGADVMSEEQRAQESDIPLRRIGRPDEIAAMATFLAGPKATFITGQTFGVNGGSVMY; this is encoded by the coding sequence ATGAGTGGATCACTCGCGGGCGTGCGCGCCCTGGTTACCGGCGGCTCGCGTGGCATCGGCCGGGCCATCGCGATGGCGCTTGCGGACGACGGCGCGCGGGTGGCGTTCGGTTACCACGGCAGCCGGGAAGAAGCCGAGGCCACGCGCGATGAACTGCGGACACGCGATGCCGCCGCCGCGGCGATCGAGGCCGATGTATCGCGAGAGGACGAGAGCAAGGCACTGGTGACCGGCGCGATCGACGTCCTGGGTGGACTCGACGTCGTCGTCAACAATGCCGGCATCCTGCATGAACAGCCGCTGCTCGATACCGAGGCGGCCGATTTTGACCGGGTGATCGGAGTCAATCTGCGCGGCACCTTTCTGGTCGGCCGCGAGTCGATCCGCTGGATGGTGGAACAGGGCGGCGGTGGCCGCATCATCAATATCGCGTCCGACCTCGGCTATCTCGGACGTGCGCGGAATACGGCCTACTGCGCGTCGAAGGCCGGGATTGGCGCCATGACCCGTACCTGGGCGCTGGAATTCGCCCCTGACATCCTCGTGAACGCGATCGGACCGGGGCCGGTGGACACGGACATGCTCGGCGCCGATGTGATGAGCGAGGAACAGCGCGCACAGGAGAGCGATATCCCGCTCCGCCGGATCGGCCGCCCCGATGAGATCGCCGCCATGGCGACGTTCCTCGCCGGGCCGAAGGCGACATTCATCACGGGGCAGACGTTCGGGGTCAATGGCGGCAGCGTCATGTACTGA
- a CDS encoding SDR family NAD(P)-dependent oxidoreductase: MSVGFDFSGQTVLVTGASRGIGYAVARAFALAGARVSIIAEDATVEQAARTIGEEAGIRVRAQRCDISDEAAVRKALDGIGTLDVLVNNAGIELPTPVGEVHTAVDDAFRRIIDVNVLGTWWVTRAAIQKMDAGGRILITSSIWGRTAVPGFAGYAASKHALIGIARTLSRELGPKGLRVNAVCPGWVKTEASLRSLAVMAEEKGVSEEEMAEELAADQSLGGLMEPDDVAGLYLYLASDAAANVTGQAIPIDRGEVMA; this comes from the coding sequence ATGAGCGTGGGGTTCGATTTCAGCGGTCAGACCGTACTGGTCACCGGTGCCAGCCGGGGGATCGGCTATGCGGTTGCCCGGGCTTTCGCGTTGGCTGGCGCAAGGGTGTCGATCATCGCCGAAGACGCCACGGTGGAGCAGGCGGCGCGAACCATCGGCGAGGAAGCGGGCATCCGCGTTCGGGCCCAGCGCTGCGATATCTCTGATGAAGCGGCGGTACGCAAGGCGCTCGATGGGATCGGGACGCTCGATGTACTGGTCAACAACGCCGGTATCGAGCTTCCGACCCCGGTCGGTGAAGTGCACACGGCCGTCGATGACGCCTTCCGCCGGATCATCGACGTGAATGTGCTGGGCACATGGTGGGTGACGCGCGCGGCGATTCAGAAAATGGATGCGGGCGGCCGCATCCTCATCACGTCCTCGATCTGGGGGCGGACCGCCGTTCCGGGGTTCGCCGGTTATGCGGCGTCCAAACATGCCCTGATCGGCATCGCCCGGACGCTGTCGCGGGAGTTGGGTCCCAAGGGCCTGCGCGTCAATGCGGTCTGTCCCGGTTGGGTGAAGACCGAGGCCTCGCTGCGTTCGCTGGCCGTCATGGCCGAGGAGAAGGGCGTGAGCGAGGAGGAGATGGCGGAAGAGCTCGCGGCCGACCAGTCGCTGGGCGGTCTCATGGAACCCGACGACGTGGCCGGGCTGTATCTCTACCTGGCGTCGGACGCCGCGGCGAACGTGACCGGTCAGGCGATCCCGATCGATCGCGGGGAGGTGATGGCATGA
- a CDS encoding creatininase, whose protein sequence is MNPATVMMAEMTWPEFAERLREDTVVFLPTGMTEQHGPHLPMGVDHLLPTAIAEMVAREVDGIVAPAVNYGYKSMPRSGGGPSFPGSTGLDGATLSAVIRDVIRELARHGVRRVCVIDGHFENLWFLNEGIDLVMREVGDSGLRVMCLQHWEFLDRETLDQVFPDGYPGIELEHAAVLETSLMLHFYPQLVRSDRIPDNEPMDAPPYDVWPARPEWVPKTGSLTSAAAASAEKGALMAEQYRRDMAAAVRHELIE, encoded by the coding sequence ATGAATCCCGCGACCGTAATGATGGCCGAGATGACCTGGCCCGAGTTTGCCGAGCGCCTGCGCGAGGACACCGTGGTGTTCCTGCCGACCGGCATGACCGAGCAGCATGGCCCGCATCTGCCGATGGGGGTGGACCATCTGCTGCCAACCGCTATTGCGGAGATGGTGGCGCGGGAGGTCGACGGGATCGTCGCCCCGGCCGTGAACTACGGTTACAAGTCGATGCCGCGATCGGGCGGTGGTCCCTCCTTCCCCGGCAGCACCGGGCTCGACGGTGCGACCCTGAGCGCCGTCATCCGCGACGTGATCCGCGAACTCGCGCGCCACGGTGTGCGCCGGGTCTGCGTGATCGACGGCCACTTCGAGAACCTGTGGTTCCTCAATGAGGGTATTGACCTCGTCATGCGGGAAGTCGGCGATTCGGGCCTCAGGGTGATGTGTCTGCAGCACTGGGAATTCCTCGATCGCGAGACGCTCGACCAGGTTTTTCCGGATGGGTATCCGGGGATCGAACTGGAGCACGCGGCCGTGCTGGAGACGTCGTTGATGCTGCATTTCTACCCGCAACTCGTGCGCAGCGACCGTATCCCGGACAACGAACCGATGGATGCGCCGCCATACGATGTCTGGCCCGCCAGACCCGAGTGGGTGCCGAAGACGGGATCGCTGACCTCGGCCGCGGCCGCATCGGCCGAGAAGGGCGCACTGATGGCCGAGCAGTACCGGCGGGATATGGCGGCCGCCGTGCGTCACGAGTTGATCGAGTGA